The following coding sequences lie in one Cannabis sativa cultivar Pink pepper isolate KNU-18-1 chromosome 5, ASM2916894v1, whole genome shotgun sequence genomic window:
- the LOC115716968 gene encoding protein INAPERTURATE POLLEN1, which yields MLKAINGFFGKKKTNPSFKDYYLQWFNQLKNNHLPNLRRSIHDSSIAQLSTQVDIVRHHFHSYYDALDLAATDGDISQLLYPDWRNPLEKPFLWLGDLHPYLFTNLLRSFFDDDEDNEDEESDANDTVFEKLAGGVLFSEAGELFNRPWHIVMAWKNPSDVLMGRIEQIECGLRLMVPALGLRARKAQGGFVETVAGDWARKREVASEVVEKALGSEMEELAAVFVDANRLRRSVLAEIIGATSVYQAALFLEGLAQFLVGFRDPDLVSDFLTCKTPLTLTKIS from the coding sequence ATGCTGAAAGCCATTAATGGCTTCTTcgggaagaagaaaacaaacccTTCATTCAAAGACTACTACTTACAGTGGTTCAACCAACTCAAGAACAACCACCTCCCAAATCTCCGCCGCTCAATCCACGATTCCTCCATAGCCCAACTCTCCACCCAAGTCGACATCGTCCGCCACCATTTCCACTCTTACTACGACGCTCTCGATCTCGCCGCCACCGACGGCGACATCTCGCAGCTCCTCTACCCTGACTGGCGCAACCCACTAGAAAAACCCTTTCTATGGCTCGGCGATCTCCACCCTTACCTCTTCACCAACCTCCTCCGCTCCTTCTTCGACGACGACGAAGACAACGAAGACGAAGAATCCGATGCAAACGACACCGTTTTCGAGAAACTCGCCGGCGGCGTATTGTTCAGCGAGGCCGGAGAGCTTTTCAATCGCCCCTGGCATATAGTTATGGCGTGGAAGAATCCTTCTGATGTGTTAATGGGCCGGATTGAGCAGATTGAATGTGGGCTTAGGCTCATGGTCCCGGCTTTGGGCCTGCGTGCTAGGAAGGCCCAAGGTGGGTTTGTTGAAACTGTGGCTGGAGATTGGGCCCGGAAAAGAGAGGTGGCGAGTGAggtggttgagaaggctttgggGAGTGAGATGGAGGAGCTGGCGGCGGTGTTTGTAGATGCTAATAGGCTTCGTCGGAGTGTTTTGGCTGAGATTATTGGGGCCACAAGTGTTTACCAGGCTGCTCTGTTTCTTGAAGGCCTGGCCCAATTTCTTGTTGGGTTTAGGGACCCTGATTTGGTTTCTGACTTTTTAACTTGCAAGACTCCTCTTACTCTCactaaaatttcttaa
- the LOC133037676 gene encoding uncharacterized protein LOC133037676, with the protein MNNNHQMFFIPWNIGMHWTLVVVTPRKIIHLNPISGRPIPEVIEQMIGRAFMYIGNAHDYLGPWQGINQANCPRQPKSQECGFYVLKYITDIVARANPNRYIQDQKAVSFNY; encoded by the exons atgaacaacaaccaccaaatgttctttattccttggaatatcgg gatgcattggacgctagtggtggttacgccaaggaaaattatccatttaaaccctataagtggccgcccaattcccgaagtaatagaacaaatgatcggaag ggcattcatgtatatagggaaCGCACATGactatcttggcccgtggcaaggaattaaccaagcaaactgtccaagacaacctaaaagccaagaatgcggtttttatgttttgaaatatatcactgacatcgtcgcacgtgccaaccccaaccgttacatacaagatcaaaaagctgtaagttttaattattga